Proteins encoded by one window of Mycolicibacterium cosmeticum:
- a CDS encoding cytochrome P450, whose translation MTLADLTDLDNFAHGFPHELFAVHRAQAPVYWHEPTEHTPDGEGFWSVATHAETLAVLRDPVTFSSVTGGTRPYGGTLLQDLAIAGQVLNMMDDPRHAQIRKLVSSGLTPRMITRVEDDLRARTRKLLDTVTPGEPLDFLVEVAAELPMQMICILLGIPESERHWLFHAIEPQFDFSGRSASVGQLTAEEAGSRMYTYGMELIAAKRAEPADDMLSVVANAADADLSDLELYLFFSLLFSAGAETTRNAVAGGLLSLIAHPSQWAALRADMSLLPSAIEEMVRWTTPSPSKRRTATRDVSLGGCAIEAGQKVQVWEGSANRDAAVFADADVFDISRKPNPHLGFGYGVHYCLGANLARLELRVMFSELLARFAGAQLVAPVEWTRSNRHTGIRHLFVRFVEPHP comes from the coding sequence GTGACCCTGGCGGATCTGACGGATCTGGACAACTTCGCCCATGGGTTTCCCCATGAGCTGTTCGCCGTGCACCGCGCGCAGGCGCCGGTGTACTGGCACGAGCCCACCGAACACACCCCGGACGGCGAAGGCTTCTGGTCGGTCGCCACGCACGCCGAAACCCTTGCCGTGCTGCGTGATCCGGTGACGTTCTCGTCGGTCACCGGCGGTACCCGGCCGTACGGCGGCACCTTGTTGCAGGACCTGGCGATCGCCGGGCAGGTGCTCAACATGATGGACGATCCGCGGCATGCGCAGATCCGCAAGCTGGTGTCCTCAGGCCTGACGCCGCGGATGATCACCCGCGTCGAAGACGACCTGCGGGCCCGGACCCGCAAGTTGCTGGACACCGTGACACCTGGTGAGCCGCTGGACTTCCTGGTCGAGGTGGCGGCCGAGTTGCCCATGCAGATGATCTGCATCCTGCTGGGAATCCCGGAATCCGAACGGCATTGGCTGTTCCACGCGATCGAGCCGCAGTTCGACTTCTCGGGCCGAAGCGCGTCGGTGGGGCAGCTTACGGCCGAGGAGGCCGGCTCACGGATGTACACCTACGGCATGGAGTTGATCGCGGCCAAACGCGCCGAGCCGGCCGACGACATGCTCTCGGTGGTGGCCAACGCGGCGGACGCTGACCTTTCCGATCTCGAGCTGTACCTGTTCTTCAGCCTGCTGTTCAGCGCCGGTGCCGAAACCACCCGCAACGCGGTGGCCGGCGGATTGTTGTCGCTGATCGCCCATCCGTCGCAGTGGGCGGCGCTGCGCGCAGATATGTCCTTGCTGCCCAGTGCGATCGAGGAGATGGTGCGCTGGACGACGCCGTCGCCGTCGAAACGGCGCACCGCGACCCGGGACGTGTCGCTGGGCGGATGCGCCATCGAGGCGGGGCAGAAGGTGCAGGTGTGGGAGGGCTCGGCCAACCGCGACGCCGCGGTGTTCGCCGACGCCGACGTCTTCGACATCTCCCGTAAACCGAACCCGCACTTGGGTTTCGGATACGGCGTGCACTACTGCCTGGGCGCCAACCTGGCTCGGCTGGAGTTGCGGGTGATGTTCTCCGAGCTGCTCGCGCGGTTCGCCGGCGCACAGTTGGTGGCCCCGGTGGAGTGGACGCGCAGCAACCGGCACACCGGTATCCGGCACCTTTTCGTGCGATTTGTGGAGCCGCACCCGTAA
- the purB gene encoding adenylosuccinate lyase translates to MSIPNVLANRYASDEMVAIWSPEAKIIAERRLWLAVLRAQAELGVSVPDGVVADYERVLENVDLASIAARERVTRHDVKARIEEFNALAGHEHVHKGMTSRDLTENVEQLQIRRSLELVFAHGVAVVARLAERAVLYRDLVMAGRSHNVAAQATTLGKRFASAAEETLVALQRLRELIDRYPLRGIKGPMGTAQDMLDLFDGDTERLAELERRVAEFLGFADVFTSVGQVYPRSLDHDVISALVQLGAGPSSFAHTIRLMAGHELVTEGFAPGQVGSSAMPHKMNTRSCERVNGLQVVLRGYASMAAELAGAQWNEGDVFCSVVRRVALPDAFFAIDGQTETFLTVLDEFGAYPAVIQRELDRYLPFLATTRILIAAVRAGVGREAAHEVIKEHAVAVALAMREKGSEPDLLDRLAADPRLPLDRVALDAALADRAAFSGAASAQVDTVVSAVDELVSRYPEAAKYTSGAIL, encoded by the coding sequence GTGAGCATCCCGAATGTCCTGGCCAACCGCTACGCGAGCGACGAGATGGTTGCCATCTGGTCACCCGAAGCCAAGATCATCGCCGAACGCCGGCTGTGGCTGGCGGTGCTGCGTGCGCAGGCCGAACTGGGTGTTTCGGTGCCCGACGGGGTCGTGGCCGACTACGAACGCGTGCTGGAGAATGTCGACCTGGCGTCCATCGCGGCGCGCGAACGCGTCACCCGCCACGACGTGAAGGCCCGCATCGAGGAGTTCAACGCGCTGGCCGGCCACGAGCATGTGCACAAAGGCATGACCAGCCGCGACCTCACCGAGAACGTCGAACAGCTGCAGATCCGCCGGTCGCTGGAGCTGGTGTTCGCCCACGGGGTGGCCGTCGTGGCGCGGCTGGCCGAGCGCGCCGTGCTCTACCGCGACCTGGTGATGGCCGGGCGGTCGCACAACGTCGCGGCACAGGCCACCACGCTGGGCAAGCGCTTCGCGTCGGCGGCCGAGGAGACGCTGGTGGCGTTGCAGCGGCTGCGTGAACTCATCGACCGCTACCCGCTGCGCGGCATCAAGGGGCCGATGGGCACCGCGCAGGACATGCTCGACCTGTTCGACGGCGACACCGAGCGGCTGGCCGAGCTGGAGCGCCGGGTCGCCGAATTCCTGGGCTTCGCAGACGTTTTCACCAGCGTCGGGCAGGTGTACCCGCGCTCGCTGGACCACGACGTGATCTCGGCGCTGGTGCAGTTGGGGGCGGGCCCGTCGTCGTTCGCCCACACCATCCGGTTGATGGCCGGGCACGAACTGGTCACCGAGGGCTTCGCGCCCGGGCAGGTCGGCTCGTCGGCCATGCCGCACAAGATGAACACCCGGTCCTGTGAGCGGGTCAACGGCCTGCAGGTGGTGCTGCGCGGCTACGCGTCGATGGCCGCCGAACTGGCCGGTGCGCAATGGAACGAGGGCGACGTGTTCTGTTCGGTGGTGCGCCGCGTCGCGCTGCCGGATGCCTTCTTCGCCATCGACGGCCAGACCGAGACGTTCCTGACGGTGCTCGACGAGTTCGGTGCCTACCCCGCGGTGATCCAGCGCGAGCTGGACCGCTACCTGCCGTTCCTGGCCACCACCCGCATCCTCATCGCGGCCGTGCGGGCCGGGGTGGGACGGGAGGCCGCCCACGAGGTCATCAAGGAACACGCCGTCGCGGTGGCGCTGGCCATGCGCGAAAAGGGTTCGGAGCCAGACCTGTTGGACCGGCTGGCGGCCGACCCGCGGTTGCCGCTGGACCGAGTGGCGCTCGACGCCGCGCTGGCCGACCGCGCGGCGTTCAGCGGGGCGGCCTCGGCGCAGGTCGACACCGTGGTCAGCGCGGTCGACGAGCTGGTGAGCCGCTACCCCGAGGCGGCCAAGTACACCTCGGGCGCCATCTTGTGA
- a CDS encoding TetR/AcrR family transcriptional regulator, with the protein MQGVTAAVTPKGERRRGALVSAAADLLCEGGIDAVRHRAVARRAGLPLASTTYYFSSLEDLIAKAVEHLGAREAEQMKSQVATLSRRKRGAESTADLLVDLLVGDDPGSRVPELISRYERYIACARQPELRDIQRRILRQRTDAVVEVVERSGRTVHAELLTAMVRAVDGAVVAALVDDGDTPRETARATLMDVIDVLAPFD; encoded by the coding sequence ATGCAAGGCGTGACAGCAGCAGTGACTCCCAAAGGAGAACGGCGTCGGGGCGCTCTCGTCAGCGCCGCCGCCGATCTGCTGTGCGAGGGCGGTATCGATGCGGTGCGCCATCGGGCAGTTGCGCGACGGGCCGGTCTGCCGTTGGCGTCGACGACCTACTACTTCTCCTCGCTGGAGGATCTCATCGCCAAGGCCGTCGAACATCTCGGCGCCCGCGAGGCCGAGCAGATGAAGTCACAGGTGGCCACGCTGTCGCGGCGCAAGCGCGGCGCGGAGTCCACGGCCGACCTGCTGGTCGACCTGCTGGTCGGCGACGACCCCGGCTCGCGGGTGCCCGAACTCATCTCCCGCTACGAGCGCTATATCGCCTGCGCCCGGCAGCCCGAACTGCGCGATATCCAGCGCCGCATCCTGCGGCAGCGCACCGACGCCGTGGTCGAGGTGGTGGAGCGGTCCGGGCGCACGGTGCACGCCGAACTGCTCACCGCGATGGTGCGGGCCGTCGACGGCGCGGTGGTCGCCGCCCTCGTCGACGACGGGGACACCCCACGCGAGACGGCCCGCGCCACCCTGATGGATGTGATCGACGTTCTCGCGCCGTTCGACTGA
- a CDS encoding alpha/beta hydrolase, translating into MMARMPDVTRRTVLRLGLGAAAGAAGAYALGTAASAPDTAAPPVAMTSVGAPLAPPPVPQQPAPTYVTGSFVSAARGGITTNWAIARPPGQTAPLRPVIALHGKGSDAATVMAGGVEDGLAQAVATGIPPFAVVAVDGGGGYWHKRADGDDAGAMVLDELIPMLAAQGLDTSRVGFLGWSMGGYGALLLGARLGPARTAAICAVSPALWTSSGAAAPGAFDGAEDYAANSVWGLPALGQIPIRIDIGNSDPFASATRQFIAQLPTPPAGGFSPGGHDAGFWSSQLPAEAAWLGPLLVA; encoded by the coding sequence ATGATGGCCCGCATGCCAGACGTGACGCGCCGGACGGTTCTGCGGCTGGGCCTGGGCGCGGCCGCGGGTGCGGCCGGTGCCTACGCGCTGGGCACCGCGGCGAGTGCCCCGGACACCGCCGCCCCGCCGGTGGCGATGACGAGTGTGGGCGCCCCGCTCGCCCCGCCACCGGTCCCGCAGCAGCCGGCGCCGACGTACGTCACCGGGTCGTTCGTGTCGGCGGCCCGCGGCGGGATCACCACCAACTGGGCCATCGCGCGCCCGCCCGGCCAGACGGCGCCGCTGCGGCCCGTCATCGCGCTGCACGGCAAGGGCAGCGACGCGGCCACGGTGATGGCCGGCGGGGTCGAGGACGGTTTGGCGCAAGCGGTGGCCACCGGCATCCCACCGTTCGCGGTGGTGGCGGTCGACGGCGGCGGGGGTTACTGGCACAAGCGGGCCGACGGTGACGACGCCGGCGCGATGGTGCTCGACGAACTCATCCCGATGCTGGCCGCCCAGGGCCTGGACACTTCCCGGGTCGGCTTCCTGGGGTGGTCGATGGGCGGCTACGGCGCGCTGCTGCTCGGTGCGCGGCTGGGCCCGGCGCGGACCGCGGCGATCTGCGCGGTCAGCCCGGCGTTGTGGACATCGTCCGGGGCGGCCGCGCCGGGGGCGTTCGACGGCGCCGAGGACTACGCCGCCAACAGTGTGTGGGGACTGCCCGCGCTCGGCCAGATCCCGATCCGCATCGACATCGGCAACAGCGACCCGTTCGCGTCGGCGACCCGGCAGTTCATCGCGCAGCTGCCGACGCCGCCGGCGGGCGGCTTCTCCCCCGGCGGCCACGACGCCGGGTTCTGGAGTTCGCAGCTGCCCGCCGAGGCGGCCTGGCTGGGCCCGCTATTGGTCGCCTAG
- the purD gene encoding phosphoribosylamine--glycine ligase, protein MRVLVIGSGAREHALLLALSRDPGVDYLAVAPGNAGTAAVAEQHDVDATSGDAVVALAQRLNADLVVIGPEVPLVLGVGDALRKAGIATFGPSKAAARIEGSKAFAKDVMTVAGVRTATSEIVDNPAHLDAALDRFGPPAGQRAWVVKDDGLAAGKGVVVTVDRDAARAHAAELLETGHPVLLESFLDGPEVSLFCVVDGETVVPLLPAQDFKRVGDNDTGPNTGGMGAYTPLPWLPAEVLTQIVEEVVKPVAAEMVSRGSAFSGLLYAGLAITSNGPAVVEFNCRFGDPETQAVLALLDSPLGTLLHAAATGTLADHPPLRWRDGSAVTVVVAAENYPGRPRVGDVITGSEAEGVLHAGTSRRDDGAIVSSGGRVLSVVGTGTDLAAARADAYRRIESIRLPGSHFRTDIGLAAAEGRISLGDQ, encoded by the coding sequence GTGCGCGTCCTCGTGATCGGATCCGGTGCCCGTGAACACGCCCTGCTGCTGGCTCTCAGCCGCGATCCGGGCGTCGACTACCTGGCCGTGGCCCCGGGTAACGCCGGGACCGCCGCGGTTGCCGAGCAACACGACGTCGATGCGACGTCGGGGGACGCGGTCGTCGCGCTGGCCCAGCGGCTGAACGCCGACCTGGTGGTCATCGGCCCCGAAGTGCCCCTGGTGCTCGGCGTCGGCGACGCGCTGCGCAAAGCCGGCATCGCCACCTTCGGGCCGTCCAAGGCCGCCGCCCGCATCGAGGGCTCCAAGGCGTTCGCCAAGGACGTGATGACCGTGGCCGGGGTGCGCACGGCCACCAGCGAGATCGTCGACAACCCCGCGCACCTGGACGCCGCGCTGGACCGGTTCGGCCCGCCCGCGGGCCAGCGGGCCTGGGTGGTCAAGGACGACGGATTGGCCGCAGGCAAGGGTGTCGTCGTCACCGTCGACCGGGACGCCGCCCGCGCGCACGCCGCCGAACTCCTCGAGACCGGCCACCCGGTGCTGCTCGAATCGTTCCTGGACGGTCCCGAGGTGTCGCTGTTCTGCGTCGTCGACGGTGAGACCGTGGTGCCTCTACTGCCCGCGCAGGACTTCAAGCGCGTCGGCGACAACGACACCGGCCCCAACACCGGAGGGATGGGCGCCTACACGCCGTTGCCCTGGCTGCCGGCCGAGGTGCTCACGCAGATCGTCGAAGAAGTGGTGAAACCCGTTGCCGCCGAGATGGTCTCACGGGGCAGCGCGTTCTCCGGGTTGCTCTACGCCGGACTGGCCATCACCTCGAACGGTCCCGCCGTCGTCGAATTCAACTGCCGCTTCGGCGATCCCGAGACCCAGGCGGTGCTCGCGCTGCTGGACTCCCCGCTGGGGACACTGCTGCACGCCGCCGCCACCGGCACGCTGGCCGACCATCCGCCGCTGCGCTGGCGCGACGGGTCGGCCGTCACCGTGGTCGTCGCCGCCGAGAACTATCCGGGCCGGCCCCGCGTCGGCGACGTGATCACCGGCTCCGAGGCCGAGGGGGTGCTGCACGCCGGTACCAGCCGGCGTGACGACGGTGCCATCGTGTCCTCGGGTGGCCGGGTGCTGTCGGTGGTGGGCACCGGCACCGACCTCGCCGCGGCCCGGGCCGACGCGTACCGGCGGATCGAGTCGATCCGGTTGCCCGGCAGCCATTTCCGCACCGACATCGGGCTGGCCGCGGCCGAGGGCCGGATCAGCCTAGGCGACCAATAG
- a CDS encoding cytochrome P450 encodes MTTTNACPFGDRIDFTDPDVLLRGIPVTEFAALRKTAPVWWNEQRESIFGDGGYWVISRHEDIKAISRNGDIWSTNSKGAVMRLPDGITADQLELTKALLINHDAPEHTRLRKLVSRLFTPRSVAALEQKLADSARAIVAAAKEKDSGNFVDDIAMGLPLQAIADLIGVPEQDREKIFHWSNCIMNTDDPDFDSDPTTANAELMGYAYTMAEQRRACPADDIVTRLVQADTNGESITEVEFAFFVILLAVAGNETTRNAMTHGMNAFFENPDQWELFKRERPDTAIEEIIRWATPVHCFQRTALVDAEVGGVAIGAGQRAGLFYSSANFDEEVFDDPFRFDILRNPNPHLAFGGNGAHFCIGANLARMEIKLMFNEIADQIPDISKLAEPLRLRSGWINGVKDLQVAYQ; translated from the coding sequence ATGACCACGACAAATGCCTGCCCGTTCGGAGACCGGATCGACTTCACCGACCCCGACGTCCTGCTCCGCGGCATTCCGGTCACCGAGTTCGCCGCGCTGCGCAAGACCGCGCCGGTCTGGTGGAACGAACAGCGGGAATCGATCTTCGGCGACGGTGGTTACTGGGTGATCAGCCGCCACGAGGACATCAAGGCCATCTCCCGCAACGGCGACATCTGGTCCACCAACTCCAAGGGTGCGGTCATGCGCCTGCCCGACGGCATCACCGCCGACCAGCTCGAGCTCACCAAGGCCCTGCTCATCAACCACGACGCACCCGAACACACCCGGCTGCGCAAGCTGGTGTCCCGGCTGTTCACCCCCCGCTCGGTGGCGGCGTTGGAACAGAAACTGGCCGACTCGGCGCGCGCCATCGTGGCCGCGGCGAAAGAGAAGGACTCCGGCAACTTCGTCGACGACATCGCCATGGGACTGCCCCTGCAGGCCATCGCCGATCTGATCGGCGTGCCCGAGCAGGACCGCGAGAAGATCTTCCACTGGTCCAACTGCATCATGAACACCGACGACCCGGATTTCGACTCGGATCCGACCACCGCCAACGCGGAGTTGATGGGCTACGCGTACACCATGGCCGAGCAGCGCCGGGCATGTCCGGCCGACGATATCGTCACCCGGCTGGTGCAGGCCGATACCAACGGGGAGTCCATCACCGAGGTCGAGTTCGCGTTCTTCGTCATCCTGCTGGCCGTCGCCGGCAACGAGACCACCCGCAACGCGATGACGCACGGCATGAACGCGTTCTTCGAAAACCCGGACCAGTGGGAACTTTTCAAGCGGGAGCGGCCCGACACCGCGATCGAGGAGATCATCCGGTGGGCTACCCCCGTGCACTGTTTCCAGCGCACCGCGTTGGTGGACGCCGAGGTGGGCGGGGTCGCCATCGGCGCGGGACAGCGCGCCGGGTTGTTCTACAGCTCGGCCAATTTCGACGAAGAGGTGTTCGACGACCCCTTCCGGTTCGACATCCTGCGTAACCCGAATCCGCACCTGGCGTTCGGCGGGAACGGCGCCCATTTCTGCATCGGCGCCAACCTGGCCCGGATGGAAATCAAGTTGATGTTCAACGAGATCGCCGACCAGATTCCCGACATCTCGAAGCTCGCCGAGCCGCTGCGGCTGCGCTCGGGCTGGATCAACGGCGTGAAGGACCTGCAGGTCGCCTACCAGTAA
- a CDS encoding TetR/AcrR family transcriptional regulator has protein sequence MRTHGWSGDAPASDEEAVARILSAAGKAIDERGADFSIADVARTLGVTRQTVYRYFPSTDALLMQAGVVAATDFLERLAAHIEGMTDPMDAAVEAIATALEWLPKDKHIGLLLAPGRTPALTESVTSDIALQFAQSVVRRFDVDWSAAGFDDAELDELAEYLLRIIQSFVIDPGRPPRTGARLRDYLRRWVAPALRR, from the coding sequence GTGCGCACCCACGGCTGGTCCGGCGACGCCCCGGCGTCCGACGAGGAGGCCGTCGCGCGCATCCTGTCCGCAGCGGGCAAGGCCATCGACGAGCGCGGCGCCGACTTCTCCATCGCCGACGTCGCGCGCACCCTGGGCGTCACCCGGCAGACGGTGTACCGGTACTTCCCCAGCACCGACGCGCTGCTGATGCAGGCCGGCGTCGTCGCGGCCACCGATTTCCTGGAGCGTCTGGCCGCCCACATCGAGGGCATGACCGATCCGATGGACGCCGCCGTCGAGGCCATCGCGACCGCGCTGGAGTGGTTGCCCAAGGACAAGCACATCGGGCTGCTCCTGGCACCGGGCCGCACGCCGGCGCTGACCGAGTCCGTGACCTCCGACATCGCCCTGCAGTTCGCGCAATCGGTGGTGCGCCGGTTCGATGTCGATTGGAGCGCAGCGGGTTTCGACGACGCCGAGCTCGACGAGCTGGCCGAGTACCTGCTGCGCATCATCCAGTCCTTCGTGATCGACCCCGGGCGGCCGCCGCGCACCGGCGCGCGGCTGCGCGATTACCTGCGGCGCTGGGTGGCGCCGGCGCTGCGCCGTTAG
- a CDS encoding winged helix-turn-helix transcriptional regulator, which produces MSSRLARSTCPVSRAVDIVGDKWTLMILRDAFEGVTRFSQFQRSLGVAKNILSNRLHQLVQADVLSLRPDAAGSAYHEYVLTDRGRQLFHLVVALREWGADNAFDAEEPRTVFVDGRTGAALPRLRYETDDGTGIRPEDTRPVRPPDWVAP; this is translated from the coding sequence ATGAGTTCTCGGCTGGCGCGATCCACCTGCCCGGTGTCGCGGGCCGTCGACATCGTCGGCGACAAATGGACGTTGATGATCCTGCGCGATGCCTTCGAGGGCGTGACCCGCTTCTCGCAGTTCCAGCGCAGCCTCGGGGTGGCCAAGAACATCCTGTCCAACCGGCTGCATCAACTGGTGCAGGCCGACGTGCTGTCGCTACGCCCGGACGCTGCCGGTTCGGCCTACCACGAATACGTGTTGACGGACCGAGGTCGGCAGTTGTTCCATCTCGTCGTCGCGCTGCGGGAGTGGGGTGCGGACAACGCATTCGACGCCGAGGAACCGCGTACCGTCTTCGTCGACGGGCGCACCGGCGCGGCGTTGCCGCGGCTGCGGTACGAGACGGACGACGGCACCGGCATCCGGCCGGAGGACACCCGGCCGGTGCGGCCGCCGGACTGGGTGGCGCCCTAA
- a CDS encoding MFS transporter, translating into MTCTSVTAPAVTIGSRMALLLAFVSGAAVANVYYAQPLLDDLGTDLQMSPAALGWVTTATQGGYLLGLVLAVPLGDRLDRRRMILAQLVITAIGLSGTAVAPSAWVFLICSAIFGAASTVVQVITAFAAAASPVDRRGRTVGVVTSGVVIGILLARTVAGAITDIWGWRAVFGIAAAIMLALAGWLARALPPDTIAKNAVPYHRAIISVAELSVRDRTFLVRSVIGGLMFASFGAAWGAMALPLATEPWHLSPAQIGLFGIVGAAGALGAAGAGRWADNGHAELATGALLVAFLVSWLAIARTPSSLLALGLGLVVLDFAGEALHVINQHLIVESDPAATTRLIGGYMVYYAIGTGAGALAATVAYAHGGWTRASIVGAAPAAAALVVWAADRLIKRR; encoded by the coding sequence ATGACGTGTACCTCCGTCACGGCTCCCGCAGTGACCATCGGCTCCCGAATGGCGCTGCTGCTCGCCTTCGTCAGCGGCGCCGCGGTCGCGAACGTCTATTACGCCCAACCCCTGCTGGACGATCTCGGCACCGATCTGCAGATGTCGCCGGCCGCCCTGGGTTGGGTGACCACGGCGACGCAGGGCGGTTACCTCCTCGGGCTGGTGCTGGCGGTGCCGTTGGGCGACCGCCTCGACCGGCGGCGGATGATCCTCGCGCAACTGGTCATCACGGCAATCGGGTTGTCTGGCACCGCGGTCGCACCATCGGCGTGGGTCTTCCTGATCTGCTCGGCGATTTTCGGGGCGGCCTCCACCGTGGTTCAGGTCATCACCGCGTTCGCCGCGGCAGCCAGCCCGGTCGACCGACGCGGCCGTACGGTCGGCGTGGTCACCAGCGGCGTGGTGATCGGCATCCTGCTGGCCCGGACCGTCGCGGGCGCCATCACCGACATCTGGGGGTGGCGCGCGGTGTTCGGCATCGCGGCGGCGATCATGCTGGCGCTGGCCGGGTGGCTGGCCCGGGCGCTGCCACCGGACACCATCGCCAAGAACGCGGTTCCGTACCACCGCGCCATCATCTCGGTCGCCGAACTGAGCGTTCGGGACCGGACCTTCCTGGTGCGCAGCGTGATCGGCGGGTTGATGTTCGCCAGCTTCGGAGCGGCCTGGGGTGCCATGGCGCTGCCGCTGGCCACCGAGCCATGGCACCTCAGCCCGGCCCAGATCGGGCTGTTCGGCATCGTCGGCGCCGCGGGCGCCCTCGGTGCAGCCGGGGCTGGGAGGTGGGCCGACAACGGACACGCCGAGCTGGCTACCGGCGCGCTGTTGGTCGCCTTCCTGGTGTCGTGGCTGGCGATCGCGCGGACACCGAGTTCACTGCTGGCGCTGGGTTTGGGGTTGGTGGTCCTGGACTTTGCGGGCGAGGCGCTGCACGTCATCAACCAGCATCTGATCGTCGAATCGGATCCGGCCGCGACCACCCGCCTGATCGGCGGCTACATGGTGTACTACGCGATCGGCACCGGGGCCGGCGCACTCGCGGCGACCGTGGCCTACGCGCACGGTGGGTGGACGCGGGCCAGCATCGTCGGCGCCGCGCCGGCCGCGGCGGCGCTGGTGGTGTGGGCCGCGGATCGGCTGATCAAACGACGGTGA
- a CDS encoding carboxymuconolactone decarboxylase family protein has protein sequence MSTDDRRQQGLQKMNEVYGWEMPDIQGDPYFDLTVEHLFGTIWTRPGLSMRDKRLLTLAAVTAVGNSDLAEIQINAALHNGELSAEELKEVSVFLTHYLGFPLGSKLDGAVSKVVRQRKKAAEKGAGEDKRANVDAAVRMHSGGSVDDK, from the coding sequence ATGAGCACGGACGATCGTCGGCAGCAGGGCCTGCAGAAGATGAACGAGGTGTACGGCTGGGAGATGCCCGACATCCAGGGCGACCCGTACTTCGACCTCACCGTGGAACACCTCTTCGGCACCATCTGGACCCGGCCGGGACTGTCGATGCGCGACAAACGCCTGCTGACGCTGGCCGCGGTGACCGCGGTGGGCAACTCGGACCTCGCCGAGATCCAGATCAACGCCGCCCTGCACAACGGTGAGCTCAGCGCCGAGGAACTCAAAGAGGTGTCGGTGTTCCTGACCCACTACCTCGGATTCCCGTTGGGTTCCAAGCTCGACGGCGCGGTCAGCAAGGTGGTGCGACAGCGCAAGAAGGCCGCCGAGAAGGGTGCGGGTGAGGACAAGCGGGCCAACGTCGACGCCGCGGTCAGGATGCACTCCGGGGGCAGCGTCGATGACAAGTAG
- a CDS encoding NAD(P)-dependent oxidoreductase: MKLGYIGLGNQGAPMAKRLADWPDGLVVYDVRTEAMTPLAELGANLADDVAGVAAADVISVTVLNDAQVRDVVAELGQHAAAGTVIAIHSTIEPDTAAELAERLAPKGIHIVDAPVSGGAGAADKGELAVMVGATDEAYERVKPVFKQWASLVVRAGEPGAGTRMKLARNMLTFIGFAASCEAMALAEAAGIDLQKLGRVVRHSDAQSGGPGAIILRDDTKPLQPDHWLYQMFTHTRGLAEKDLTLALGLGDVLGVDLPLARVALQNLADGLGVPHEGAKQ, encoded by the coding sequence ATGAAGCTGGGCTATATCGGGCTGGGCAACCAGGGCGCGCCGATGGCCAAGCGGCTGGCCGACTGGCCGGACGGGTTGGTCGTCTACGACGTGCGGACCGAGGCGATGACCCCGCTGGCCGAGCTGGGCGCGAACCTGGCCGACGACGTCGCCGGCGTCGCCGCGGCCGATGTCATCAGTGTCACGGTGCTCAACGACGCACAGGTGCGCGACGTGGTCGCCGAACTCGGACAGCACGCCGCGGCGGGCACCGTCATCGCGATCCACTCCACCATCGAGCCCGACACCGCGGCCGAACTGGCCGAGCGGCTGGCGCCCAAGGGGATTCACATCGTCGACGCCCCGGTCAGCGGGGGTGCGGGCGCGGCCGACAAGGGGGAACTGGCCGTCATGGTCGGTGCCACCGACGAGGCCTACGAGCGGGTCAAGCCGGTGTTCAAGCAGTGGGCGTCGTTGGTGGTGCGCGCCGGCGAGCCCGGCGCGGGCACCCGGATGAAGTTGGCCCGCAACATGCTGACCTTCATCGGTTTCGCGGCGTCCTGCGAGGCGATGGCACTGGCCGAGGCCGCCGGTATCGATCTGCAGAAACTGGGCCGGGTGGTCCGGCACAGCGATGCGCAGAGCGGTGGCCCGGGCGCCATCATCCTGCGCGACGACACCAAGCCGCTGCAACCGGATCATTGGCTGTACCAGATGTTCACCCACACCCGCGGTCTCGCCGAGAAGGATCTGACGCTGGCCCTCGGGCTGGGTGACGTTCTGGGAGTGGACCTTCCGTTGGCCCGGGTGGCCTTGCAGAACCTGGCCGACGGTCTCGGCGTGCCACACGAAGGAGCGAAGCAATGA